The proteins below come from a single Saimiri boliviensis isolate mSaiBol1 chromosome 16, mSaiBol1.pri, whole genome shotgun sequence genomic window:
- the MRPL57 gene encoding large ribosomal subunit protein mL63 — protein sequence MFLTALLCHSRIPGRQWIGKHRRPRFVSSRAKENMIRRLEIEAENHYWLSMPCMTREQERGHAAVRRKEAFEAIKAAATSKFPPHRFIVDQLDHLNVTKKWS from the coding sequence ATGTTCCTGACCGCGCTTCTCTGCCACAGCCGCATTCCCGGCCGTCAGTGGATCGGGAAGCACCGGCGGCCACGGTTCGTGTCGTCGCGCGCCAAGGAGAACATGATCCGCCGCCTGGAGATCGAAGCGGAGAACCACTACTGGCTGAGCATGCCCTGCATGACCCGGGAGCAGGAGCGCGGCCACGCCGCGGTGCGCAGGAAGGAGGCCTTCGAGGCCATAAAGGCCGCCGCCACTTCCAAGTTCCCCCCACATAGATTCATTGTGGACCAGCTCGACCATCTCAACGTCACCAAGAAATGGTCCTAA